From the genome of Notolabrus celidotus isolate fNotCel1 chromosome 5, fNotCel1.pri, whole genome shotgun sequence, one region includes:
- the LOC117812232 gene encoding cytokine-like protein 1 isoform X2: MAVSHHSWTETEVLSMARELTGWAAHLKRDYETGYCMAHMPDLYLDVHNACVMQKIRIYISLVEEMRQRRCAYTREVRKFGGTLRQLFIFMSEKCHGELVFTSYDCAALER, from the exons ATGGCAGTGTCACATCACAgctggacagagacagag GTGCTGAGCATGGCCCGGGAGCTCACCGGGTGGGCTGCACACCTGAAGAGGGACTATGAGACG GGTTACTGCATGGCCCACATGCCAGATCTCTACCTTGATGTCCAC AACGCGTGCGTGATGCAGAAAATCAGGATCTACATCTCCCTGGTGGAAGAGATGAGACAGAGACGCTGCGCCTACACCAGAGAAGTGAGGAAGTTCGGGGGAACTCTGAGGCAGCTCTTCATCTTCATGTCCGAGAAATGTCACGGG gaGTTGGTGTTCACCAGCTACGACTGTGCGGCGTTGGAGCGCTGA
- the LOC117812232 gene encoding cytokine-like protein 1 isoform X1, protein MALFHRLLLLSCLVPLTLSSPFFPPTCYSKVLSMARELTGWAAHLKRDYETGYCMAHMPDLYLDVHNACVMQKIRIYISLVEEMRQRRCAYTREVRKFGGTLRQLFIFMSEKCHGELVFTSYDCAALER, encoded by the exons ATGGCGCTCTTTCACCGCTTGTTGCTCTTGTCCTGTTTGGTGCCGCTCACGCTGAGCTCGCCTTTCTTCCCTCCGACGTGTTACTCCAAGGTGCTGAGCATGGCCCGGGAGCTCACCGGGTGGGCTGCACACCTGAAGAGGGACTATGAGACG GGTTACTGCATGGCCCACATGCCAGATCTCTACCTTGATGTCCAC AACGCGTGCGTGATGCAGAAAATCAGGATCTACATCTCCCTGGTGGAAGAGATGAGACAGAGACGCTGCGCCTACACCAGAGAAGTGAGGAAGTTCGGGGGAACTCTGAGGCAGCTCTTCATCTTCATGTCCGAGAAATGTCACGGG gaGTTGGTGTTCACCAGCTACGACTGTGCGGCGTTGGAGCGCTGA